ATAAACTTTCTAAAGTATTTgaatacaaaatatatatatatatatattttactAGCATtaactattattatctactatatataataagtcaattaacaaaatatttgttacGTCACAGAAAAATCTCATTAACCGTGTGCTTGATACAATTgttaaaaattcaaaataaaaatattaaatatttattttaccaaaaaaaaaaataataataaaaaataatataaaataatataaaataatataaaataatataaaaaatacaaaatagTTCAAGGCAAATAACGAGTTATCTCAACTTTTTCgacaattttttaaaaccattCTCTAATGTACTTCGtttcaattaaataaatcattaattaattaattatttCATTATTCTATACTAAATTAATTACTATTAATTCTAAATAATCAAAtatgttgttattatgaTGTATATAACGCTAATTTTACATTCttaatttaattttaaaaaaacatTGATTATTGGAAGTAAGTAAATTTTATAATTCATATGAGGattttgtttaaaaaagtttttgtttaaacatttttttatttttcgGAAATCATAAACAAcctatattattaatttataatctaatacaatatattagtCTATTATATTGccatcaatatattttattatattaatagaaaatatatatttgttggttttaagtataatagttttgaaatattatattaatatttatatgcTTAAttgttattaatattttgtatCATGTGATTAATATTTACGCgtattaatatatttatttgataatCTACAGTAATAAAATATTGAGAATACGTTATACTGTTAATTCATTAAACAACTTCTACGTTTTTTATTCGCAACTACTTTTTAGCTAGTTCTGTGCCTCTTTCTGTTAGCTGTGAATCGCTTGcttttgatatatataattttaAGTTTCTGTAATTATTTCATATTTTCGgagtttttgtttttaatattttttaaatatgtaCTGATATGTACAACAGATGGCAATCAATATATACACTTAAGATGCACACATATATGGCACACGAGATAAGTTATGGATTCTGCTGAACTATAATTGGTAGTTCAAGATATTAGCTCCTAGCATCAAATCTAATTCAGCTGTTGCTAATTTTGGAACCTTCAAAAATGCTTCTGATTTATTTGATCATCATTAACGAATAATACTTAATGTTGAACTGGAAGTGTTTTCAGTATTTAACACGTAGTTTCACTTACATCAATCTACTGCAGTAAGCAAGTcttgttttcaaataatgaAGTTCTCAAATCTGTTATTACTCTGTGGTATTGGGGCTTGGGCTGTAAATGctgaagatgttgaagaagacaTAGAATCTCCAAGGGTTGCAAACtttgatattgaatatttcattgCCGAAAACCCAAACTTCGatccatcatcattttctgaattAGATTCTGGTCAAAATGTTACTCTGAACTTCAATTTTAcgaattttgaaaaaataacGTTAGTGTTGTTGCCGTTGGTGGTAGTATTGTAAATGCATATAGTGGATCGATTGTTGCTAACATTACGGAAACTGGTATTGGACAAATTAATGTTGCTGTCAATGACTCAATTAAATTCAAGCAGATTTTAACTTTGGAGCTTGCCGAAGGTGATTATTATCTAATACCTAGCGTTATTGTCATTGATGAGGAGCCCATCAGGGTAGCTACAAGGCCTTCCTTGATTAGGATCAATCCACCACCTATGTCTTTCCTCaatccaaaatttttatttgtaCAGGCTATTTTACTTTCCATCCTTGTCTATGGATCTTACTACTTCATCAATCAGAATTCTGCTCGCAAAACCTCAAAATTACCGGCTCAAATTAAAGTCGATGAATCTTGGTTACCTGAAATTCATAAGAACAAttaatttttgaatatattattgatttaATTGTACGGCTTAGATAAGAGATATATTCTACTATATATcagtttttattataaaacatTTTACGCATCTAGTTTCAATTCAAGTAGTATGGTATCAATTGACTCTAAATCGCGGTTATATTTCAGCAGCCTATGTTTCTTTCTTAAGTCTATGTTATGATGACATTCCAAAAGTCGAAAATCTTCTAATGTCAAAGCATACTTTTTGAGTAGATAGTACCTCATATCATCTACCAGTTCAATTGTGTCTGTTTCTTGCCGACAGTTGATTCTCTCTGCGCTCATCAAAATAGCAgccttcaattcttcatctgcaGAGTACCTGTCTAAGTTATCGACAATTATCTTGGCTGCATATTGTTCTAGTCTCTCCATACCAGTATCCCATGCTGCATATAGcacttcaaaaattgaGTGCCGTTCTAAGAGTTGATGTGATTGCATTATAGTTACAGCAGCCATACTCTTTAATCTGTCGATTAACAAGGCATTAGCTACCATTAATACTTCAATTGCCCATTCCCATGGTATTTCAAGGCAGTCAAAATATAGGTATGATAATATAACTTCTGCAACATGTAAATCAGAGGATGGAAGTGTTATTATTgggaatttttgatatcggtcaagaatattattatccGTCCTTTTGTATCCAGCCGATTCAGAGAAAGGTGAAGTGAACATGACTTTAAAGTATTCAGCCCTCATTAAAATTGACCTGTGTGcgggatatatatatccagAGTACTCACCAGTTTTGActaacaaaaatatatccatcATTGAACCGCCATCCCTCATTGAATTCAGTTCATTATCAGGGATATCTCTATAATCCTCTGTGctgattttcttcttcaatatgtTATTGACCATAAATGAACGTAATTGTGACTTTGCTTCCTCAGTAAACTTAAATTGTAACTCATTTATATAAGTGCGTTTCTTGGACGAATAAATGAAATGATTAACTGTGTTAATATATTCCGCTAATGATGGTATGGCTAGTTTCTCACAGAACATCTTCAGGAATTTGTAGTCATGCTGAGTAACTTCATGCAAGACAGGTATTAGATATAAAAATTTAACAACCAACGCAAAAGCATTCAGAGATTCTCCATATGGCATTTCAATAATACTTTTATCCTTCCAAACAGTTGTCAGTTTCTCATAAAAATACGGGCTTCTGGCAGCTAGCAACAACCGATGTAGTCGAAATTCGCAATCACTATTAAACCTAAAAACTATATCTTGGCATTCTAGGCTTGAATTATTGAATAAAGCCGAAACATGTATAGCAAAAGGCTGCTTAATATCAACAGCCTTAGAAATATCGTATTCAAGTAAAACATCCCTAATTGAGTCATTTAAAGCCCCGTAAATGCACCTTGCACCTTCATATCGGTCCCGGTCACAAACAGCTCCCCTGGAAAGTAACAGCTTAACCGCTTCAATGTGTCCACAAAGGCTTGCGAGGAATAATGGGGTATTATCAAACCTATCGAGACCATTAACATTCGCCCCAGATGCAATCAGCCTATCAATATTCTCCAAATCACCAATCCTGCATGCATAGCAAAGGTCATTGAACTTTTTGTCCATAACAACACACAGCGAAACTCAGACCAATAATATTCGTCTAGATCCAGCTAGATTCTCAAAATAAgtatctttaaaaaaatccTATTAACATTTCAGAACGTTTAAATGTGCATTAAATAATGTAgttaattaataataattctgaaataaatatataaaaggcCTGCCAGGTAAACAGTAAAGCGATAATATcgacaaaaaaatattagtGGCAGCAGATATTAGATCATCATGTGAGCCATAACTGGCACAAAAAATGCCGGATTGTGAAACTAGGTTTGACCGTTAGACTCATTATAATAGAACTAACATAAAGTTCAAGAACTGCATTTGCCATGAAGTTATTTGTTAGAAAATCCCCTAGAGCTATAGCTGTGGCGTCTAACGATTATGTATTGGTGTTTGAAAGATCAAAGGACAATAAAATAGCTCAAGGAAAATCGACTCAGCCTACAATCATAGTGAAGACTATGTCAGAATCTATGCTAGTTGATAACGATTTTCTGGAATGGTCAGCTTTTCCTATCAAAGGTCTTCTTGGTATCATTCAAGTGAAGAGCCTAGTATTTATTGGTTTGATAATTGGGGTTAAAGAGGTAGCTAGGCCACGGTGGAAACATAAGGATGGTAGAATAAGAGGGTTAGAATCtatttatcaaattcttaACGTTAATTTCTATTGTTTGGATTCAGCCGTCTACGACCAATGGctttataatatatcagAAATTTTCCAGGAGAAGCTTTTAGATGAGCATCCCTGTGGGCCTCTCAAAAAGTTGTTTAGCGATGGCACGTTCTATTATTCTATGGATTTTGATATTACGAATGTATTACAAGAACGGGGACTTAAGAATAGAACTGAAAATATAATTGAACATCAGGAAAAGAAGTTCATTTGGAATATGAACCTCATATCTGAAATTGTGCAACTCCGCGGAAGGATCACGCCAGCTGAATTGCCCGTGTTTGATGGAGGACAGTTTCTTACATTTGTCATCAGAGGTTTTTGTAAAACAATTGCGACTGGCGATCATGAAACACCAACTTCAGTGACattgatttcaaaaatgtcTACAGAAGATCATGAGAATAGCTTAGAATTACAAAGTGGCATTGATGATAGCGGTAATGTGTCGaattttgttgaaagcGAGGTCATCATTCAGACAGATAGCTATTTGTTTGCATATGTGTTAACTAGAGGAGATGTCCCATTATCTTGGGAAGTTGTGGAGGGCCAATTGTTGCACAGTAAGAAAGTGAAGCTAATAAAAAGTCCTGATCGTACTCAATCGTCTTTTGATAAACACTTTGACGAAATGGCATCAAGGTATGGTGATTTGAGTATTGTAAATTTAACCAAGGTCAGGAATTCATCACATGAAGTGTTAAGTTCAGCATATAGGGATTGTGCTGATCTTAAGGGTATTAGATTTACAAGTGTCGATTATTCCGCAGATGTGTTAACAAAATCTCCGCataaattattatatttcttGAAACAGGATATTTATGAATTTGGGGCATTTGCGTATGATATTTCCAGGGGCATATACGTTGGCAAACAAACGGGCACGTTTCGTATCAGTGCATTAAATTCCACAGGAAAACCTAATGTAGTTTCAATGACCATAAGCAGAGAGGTATTAGATTTAACTACTGATGAGCTAGATGGCTTTAATGTTACTAATAATTTGATTAAAAGGCATGAAGCACTTTGGGCCGATAATGATTTCTGGTTACAGAGGATctataataaatatcagaAAAATCCAGCAAAATGTAAAAAACTATATTCATTAATTTTTAGTGTAACATCAAAAGTGCTTCTTTATGATCCATTACATGCTCACATATCCaaatgtttgaaaaaagttaaaaaggAGTTTACATATGAGAAAGATATAACAATATTTGCTGGTACTTTTAATGTGAATGGTAAACAGAGCAATGGAGAAATACATGAATGGATATTCCCAATAAATACTGATATACCGGATGGTATTGCAGATATGTATATCATAGGCTTAcaagaagttgttgaattaaCGCCGGGCCACATGTTGACAACAGATCCACTCTCGAGACAATTCTGGGAGAAAAAGATACTAAAACAGCTTATTCGGAAAActcattcaaaatatatttgtgCTGGTAGTAATCAACTTGGAGGAGTATTACTTCTACTTTATGTGAGTGAAGCGGAGCACTCAAAGATTAAGCGTATAGAGTGTGATGTTAAAAAAACAGGCTTTGGTGGGATGTCTGCCAATAAAGGTGCAGCTGCTATAAGATTCATGTATTCGACTAcaaagttttgttttgttgtttcGCATTTAGCTGCAGGTTTGGAAAATGTTGAACAAAGACATAGCGATTATAAGACAATTATGAAAAATATTCGGTTTTCCAGAGACGTCCGGATCAAGGATCATGATGGTGTAATATGGATGGGTGACTTTAATTATAGAATTTTGCTTTCAAATGAAGAGGTAAGGAGGGCTATATCAGAAGGTAACTACACAAAGCTATTGGAAAAGGACCAATTGAATCAACAGATGATCGCAGGAGAATCATTCCCATACTTTAATGAAATGGAGATTACATTTCCACCAACCTATAAATTTGATCCTGGTACAAAAACTTATGATACCAGTGAAAAGATGCGCATTCCAGCATGGACAGATAGGATATTAAGTAGGGGTGAGGTTATTAAACCATTATGTTACGGATACGCAGAAAATATAGTGTTTTCTGATCATAGGCCTGTATATGCAACGTTTAAAGCTCGTGTAACTGTTATagatgaagagaagagGGCACAACTATCTCGCATCATCCACGATAGACTTAAACAAATGTTTGCTGGACTAAGtgaggaggagaaggatACGTTCTTAGAGGAAAGTGAATTAATCGTAGACAAAATTGAATTAAAGGGAATATCGCCAGTAgtttcaaaaattaaaaaggtCAAGAAGAAGCTTCCGCCTCCAAGTTCAGATATAAAGAAATGGTGGATTGGTAATGGAAAACAAGTTAAGATTACATTAGATGTAGATCCCGTAAAAGATATGCTCAATCCAAATAGGCCTGTGAATCCA
This region of Eremothecium cymbalariae DBVPG#7215 chromosome 4, complete sequence genomic DNA includes:
- a CDS encoding uncharacterized protein (similar to Saccharomyces cerevisiae YIL001W); the encoded protein is MDKKFNDLCYACRIGDLENIDRLIASGANVNGLDRFDNTPLFLASLCGHIEAVKLLLSRGAVCDRDRYEGARCIYGALNDSIRDVLLEYDISKAVDIKQPFAIHVSALFNNSSLECQDIVFRFNSDCEFRLHRLLLAARSPYFYEKLTTVWKDKSIIEMPYGESLNAFALVVKFLYLIPVLHEVTQHDYKFLKMFCEKLAIPSLAEYINTVNHFIYSSKKRTYINELQFKFTEEAKSQLRSFMVNNILKKKISTEDYRDIPDNELNSMRDGGSMMDIFLLVKTGEYSGYIYPAHRSILMRAEYFKVMFTSPFSESAGYKRTDNNILDRYQKFPIITLPSSDLHVAEVILSYLYFDCLEIPWEWAIEVLMVANALLIDRLKSMAAVTIMQSHQLLERHSIFEVLYAAWDTGMERLEQYAAKIIVDNLDRYSADEELKAAILMSAERINCRQETDTIELVDDMRYYLLKKYALTLEDFRLLECHHNIDLRKKHRLLKYNRDLESIDTILLELKLDA
- the INP51 gene encoding phosphoinositide 5-phosphatase INP51 (similar to Ashbya gossypii ADL002C); the protein is MKLFVRKSPRAIAVASNDYVLVFERSKDNKIAQGKSTQPTIIVKTMSESMLVDNDFLEWSAFPIKGLLGIIQVKSLVFIGLIIGVKEVARPRWKHKDGRIRGLESIYQILNVNFYCLDSAVYDQWLYNISEIFQEKLLDEHPCGPLKKLFSDGTFYYSMDFDITNVLQERGLKNRTENIIEHQEKKFIWNMNLISEIVQLRGRITPAELPVFDGGQFLTFVIRGFCKTIATGDHETPTSVTLISKMSTEDHENSLELQSGIDDSGNVSNFVESEVIIQTDSYLFAYVLTRGDVPLSWEVVEGQLLHSKKVKLIKSPDRTQSSFDKHFDEMASRYGDLSIVNLTKVRNSSHEVLSSAYRDCADLKGIRFTSVDYSADVLTKSPHKLLYFLKQDIYEFGAFAYDISRGIYVGKQTGTFRISALNSTGKPNVVSMTISREVLDLTTDELDGFNVTNNLIKRHEALWADNDFWLQRIYNKYQKNPAKCKKLYSLIFSVTSKVLLYDPLHAHISKCLKKVKKEFTYEKDITIFAGTFNVNGKQSNGEIHEWIFPINTDIPDGIADMYIIGLQEVVELTPGHMLTTDPLSRQFWEKKILKQLIRKTHSKYICAGSNQLGGVLLLLYVSEAEHSKIKRIECDVKKTGFGGMSANKGAAAIRFMYSTTKFCFVVSHLAAGLENVEQRHSDYKTIMKNIRFSRDVRIKDHDGVIWMGDFNYRILLSNEEVRRAISEGNYTKLLEKDQLNQQMIAGESFPYFNEMEITFPPTYKFDPGTKTYDTSEKMRIPAWTDRILSRGEVIKPLCYGYAENIVFSDHRPVYATFKARVTVIDEEKRAQLSRIIHDRLKQMFAGLSEEEKDTFLEESELIVDKIELKGISPVVSKIKKVKKKLPPPSSDIKKWWIGNGKQVKITLDVDPVKDMLNPNRPVNPFLPNDTNDSFIVPRNHQDG